A genomic segment from Pseudoduganella chitinolytica encodes:
- a CDS encoding LacI family DNA-binding transcriptional regulator: MSSDDHTNPTTLLDVARAAGVSASTVSRILNGTARVAEDKRKAVLAAIEQMHFAPNQMARSLKKGSTMTIGIVVQDISSPFFDETLRGVDDALKGTGYTSVIVSGHWNADEESDRIRLLLARKVDGIILLTGRISDETVLRFSSQRPIVATGRALRTPSAIGFKVDNEHGAWLATRHLLDLGHRRIVFITGPASSSDANERLAGYRRAMTEADVAIDPQLVVEGDFHEPSGLAAINRLLERDVQFTAVFAANDLSAYGARLALYRKGIRVPEDVSLVGFDDLPGSSYTAPPMTTVRQPLYDLGKAATNALLSLMGREAFDEGVAPVELIVRETTGACPLPEKR, from the coding sequence TTGAGCTCAGACGACCACACCAACCCGACCACGCTGCTCGACGTCGCCCGCGCCGCGGGCGTCTCGGCCAGCACCGTGTCGCGCATCCTGAACGGGACCGCCCGCGTGGCGGAGGACAAACGCAAGGCGGTGCTGGCCGCCATCGAGCAGATGCACTTCGCGCCGAACCAGATGGCGCGCAGCCTGAAAAAGGGCAGCACGATGACGATCGGGATCGTCGTGCAGGACATCAGCTCGCCGTTCTTCGACGAGACGCTGCGCGGCGTCGACGATGCGCTGAAGGGCACCGGCTACACGAGCGTCATCGTCAGCGGCCACTGGAATGCGGACGAGGAATCGGACCGCATCCGCCTGCTGTTGGCGCGCAAGGTGGACGGCATCATCCTGCTGACGGGCCGTATCTCGGACGAGACGGTGCTGCGCTTTTCCAGCCAGCGCCCCATCGTCGCCACGGGCCGCGCGCTGCGCACGCCCAGCGCCATCGGCTTCAAGGTGGACAACGAACATGGCGCCTGGCTGGCCACGCGCCACTTGCTGGACCTGGGTCACCGCCGCATCGTCTTCATTACGGGCCCGGCCAGCAGCAGCGATGCGAACGAGCGCCTGGCCGGCTACCGCCGCGCGATGACGGAAGCGGACGTGGCGATCGATCCGCAACTCGTCGTCGAAGGCGACTTCCACGAACCGAGCGGGCTGGCCGCCATCAACCGGCTGCTGGAACGCGACGTGCAGTTCACGGCGGTGTTCGCGGCCAACGACCTGTCGGCCTATGGCGCGCGGCTGGCGCTGTACCGCAAGGGCATCCGCGTGCCGGAAGACGTGTCGCTGGTAGGCTTCGACGACCTGCCCGGCTCCTCGTACACGGCCCCGCCGATGACGACGGTGCGCCAGCCCCTGTACGACCTGGGCAAGGCCGCCACCAACGCACTGTTGTCGCTGATGGGACGCGAAGCATTCGACGAGGGCGTCGCACCGGTGGAGCTGATCGTGCGGGAGACCACGGGCGCGTGCCCGTTGCCTGAAAAACGGTGA
- a CDS encoding tryptophan halogenase family protein — protein sequence MQPIRTILIVGGGTAGWLAAGFLARTLGTQGGGIGITLVESKDIGIIGVGEGTFPSIRGTLSVLGIDEGRFIRECSATFKQGVRFNHWVRAPGTQGADHYFHPFSQPSQRPGGPELLPYWLMGAAGPDVPFAAAATMQKHVADMYHAPKRPTDADFMGPLNYAYHFDAGAFATLLASHAQTLGVRRVEATVDQVKLDDNGAIAFVVTREAGELAADLYIDCTGFRARLIGEALRSPFRNINDTLFVDRALAMQVPYDRPDAPIPSYTISTAHEAGWTWDIGLHERRGIGYVYSSRHTSDERADRVLRQYIGPASDGREPRLLKLNVGYRETQWIGNCVAIGLSGGFLEPLESSGIGLIEAATYLVGYLFPYDGNLAPAAKLFNAQMKARYERIVDFVKMHYCLTQRTDSAFWIENAHASTIPESLREQLAMWRARPPHRLDFVTDIEMYPPSSWQYVLYGMEFPTRLHAHPAALPDLAAARHEFRTIGQLSQHALADLPTHRALVEHYRQGAARPVAPALRLYV from the coding sequence TTGCAACCCATTCGAACTATCCTCATCGTCGGCGGCGGCACCGCCGGCTGGCTGGCCGCCGGGTTCCTGGCCAGGACACTGGGCACCCAGGGCGGCGGCATCGGCATCACGCTGGTCGAGTCGAAGGACATCGGCATCATCGGCGTCGGCGAAGGAACCTTCCCCTCGATTCGCGGCACCTTGTCGGTGCTGGGCATCGACGAGGGCCGCTTCATCCGCGAATGCAGCGCCACCTTCAAGCAGGGCGTGCGTTTCAACCACTGGGTGCGTGCGCCAGGCACGCAGGGGGCCGACCACTACTTCCATCCGTTCAGCCAGCCCAGCCAGCGACCCGGCGGGCCCGAGCTGCTGCCTTACTGGCTGATGGGCGCGGCCGGACCGGACGTGCCGTTCGCCGCCGCGGCGACGATGCAAAAGCATGTCGCCGACATGTACCACGCCCCGAAGCGCCCGACGGACGCCGATTTCATGGGCCCCTTGAACTACGCCTACCACTTCGACGCCGGCGCCTTCGCGACACTGCTGGCCAGCCACGCGCAGACCTTGGGCGTACGACGTGTCGAGGCGACCGTCGACCAGGTCAAGCTGGACGACAATGGCGCCATCGCGTTCGTCGTCACGCGCGAGGCGGGCGAGCTGGCGGCCGACCTGTACATCGACTGCACGGGATTCCGCGCGCGCCTGATCGGCGAGGCCCTGCGGTCGCCGTTCCGCAACATCAACGACACGCTGTTCGTCGACCGCGCCCTGGCAATGCAGGTGCCGTACGACCGGCCCGACGCGCCCATCCCGTCGTACACGATCTCCACCGCGCACGAGGCGGGATGGACATGGGACATCGGCCTGCACGAACGGCGCGGCATCGGCTACGTCTACTCCAGCCGCCACACCAGCGACGAACGTGCCGACCGGGTGCTGCGCCAGTACATCGGCCCCGCCAGCGACGGGCGCGAGCCGCGGCTCCTGAAGCTCAACGTCGGCTATCGCGAGACGCAGTGGATCGGCAACTGCGTGGCCATCGGCCTGTCCGGCGGCTTCCTGGAACCGCTGGAATCGTCCGGCATCGGCCTGATCGAGGCCGCAACGTACCTGGTCGGCTACCTGTTCCCCTACGATGGCAACCTGGCCCCGGCCGCGAAGCTGTTCAACGCGCAGATGAAGGCCCGCTACGAACGCATCGTCGATTTCGTCAAGATGCACTATTGCCTGACGCAGCGTACCGACAGCGCATTCTGGATCGAGAACGCGCACGCGTCGACGATTCCCGAGTCGCTGCGCGAGCAGCTGGCGATGTGGCGCGCGCGCCCGCCGCACCGGCTGGACTTCGTCACCGACATCGAGATGTACCCGCCCTCGAGCTGGCAATACGTGCTGTACGGGATGGAGTTCCCCACCCGCCTGCACGCCCACCCGGCGGCGCTGCCGGACCTGGCGGCCGCCCGGCACGAGTTCCGCACGATCGGGCAGCTGTCGCAGCACGCGCTGGCCGACCTGCCGACGCACCGGGCCCTGGTCGAGCACTACCGCCAGGGCGCGGCCAGGCCGGTGGCGCCGGCGCTGCGCCTGTACGTCTGA